Proteins co-encoded in one Brassica rapa cultivar Chiifu-401-42 chromosome A02, CAAS_Brap_v3.01, whole genome shotgun sequence genomic window:
- the LOC103854663 gene encoding protein ALWAYS EARLY 1 isoform X2 — protein sequence MGPSRTSKSVYKRSNKEASPEKELRNSSKTKPRKKRLTNKLGPQWTKVELERFYDAYRKHGRDWKKVAAVVRNNRSVDMVEALFNMNRAYLSLPEGTASVVGLIAMMTDHYSVIEESESEEEEEEEEEEEGHGASVKYQKRKLAQLSSSDFRQEVIPPHSVASAGGCLPFLKLTQAYGIERRAAGKRTPRFPVPSEYEREDREVSMPPSKRAKKQLDADDDDTLALAMANAARRGEGSQYRRAEVNGSTSNGKVSQAKEAQSKHGASSMVRNVVRIRRDRRHIKAAPGGALLVNTEGVGTVEVPPKGKNVRLEEAEGAASNDSGEAGSANEGFKSGDEFEALQALAALSGLLSPDGLTESESNPQLKEDAIASNVDEKPNTPETFVRSYHRRKSKQAGPEDSLSHPVSPADANAASIGELGISKRKRKTLHDKESAKDDDLKTMFKARRADQSPPKKLRTAKTAEESSSPSDKKITEPDAVVSATQVSGPGPGPASLPQRPPNRRKMSLKKSLRERAKISETTHEKPHSCKKELLKEQVSTCLSCPLVRRRCIYEWFYSAIDYPWFAKMEFIDFLNHLGIGTPRLTRLEWSVIKSSLGRTRRFSEKFIQEERDKLKQYRESARKHYTELRTGAREVVPRDFAQPLSVGNRVIAIHPKTREVRDGKILTVDHNKCNVLFDDLGADMVMDIDIMPLNPLEYMPDGLMRQIESKEAELNRHPSSDKSALFPPVLENIDFSMVPPKKQDDRDKRVTTDQSYNIANDNARQGENQRGLMLEYTSDAEEMEPEMLEIVNLSRSIAQAMVDAAMKAASLVKDDKDKRNVVLQALDSIVSGLKHQGQTNGSFEHHHHQSWSPSNTEGLMTSELIASCLSTWLMIQRCTEKQYPPADIAQVMEIAVRSLEPRYPQNMPIYRDIQTCMGWITNQIMSLVKPMKI from the exons ATGGGGCCCAGTAGGACGTCCAAGAGTGTGTACAAACGTTCCAACAAAGAAGCTTCTCCAGAGAAAGAGTTAAGGAACTCTAGCAAAACCAAGCCAAGA AAGAAGAGATTGACTAATAAGCTGGGACCTCAGTGGACGAAAGTAGAGCTTGAGCGTTTCTATGACGCGTATAGGAAACATGGGAGAGACTGGAAGAAG GTAGCTGCTGTAGTAAGGAATAACCGGTCTGTTGACATGGTGGAAGCTCTTTTTAATATGAACCGG GCATATTTATCTCTGCCCGAGGGAACTGCCTCTGTCGTTGGCCTCATTGCAATGATGACTGATCATTACAGCGTCATA GAGGAGAGCgaaagtgaagaagaagaagaagaagaagaagaagaagaaggccaTGGTGCTTCGGTTAAATATCAGAAGCGCAAACTGGCTCAACTTTCGTCTAGTGATTTTCGCCAAGAAGTTATTCCACCACATTCAGTTGCATCAGCGGGAGGCTGCCTCCCATTTCTGAAGCTGACACAAGCTTATG GAATAGAGCGGCGTGCCGCTGGTAAGCGTACACCTCGGTTTCCTGTACCAAGTGAATACGAGAGGGAAGATAGAGAAGTTTCTATGCCACCAAGTAAAAGAGCCAAGAAGCAACTTGATGCCGATGACGATGATACACTAGCGCTAGCAATGGCAAATGCAGCGAGAAGGGGAGAAGGATCACAATATAGAAGAGCAGAAGTCAATGGCAGCACTTCAAATGGAAAAGTG TCACAAGCAAAGGAAGCTCAATCCAAGCACGGTGCTAGCTCCATGGTTAGGAATGTGGTGAGAATAAGGCGAGACAGAAGGCATATAAAGGCAGCGCCTGGTGGAGCTTTGTTGGTGAATACGGAAGGGGTTGGTACCGTGGAGGTTCCCCCGAAGGGGAAAAATGTGAGACTCGAAGAAGCAGAAGGAGCTGCTTCTAATGACAGCGGAGAAGCAGGCAGTGCCAATGAGGGATTCAAATCTGGAG ATGAATTTGAAGCACTGCAAGCATTGGCTGCATTGTCAGGTTTACTGTCTCCTGATGGTTTGACGGAATCAG AATCAAATCCACAGTTGAAAGAAGACGCAATAGCTAGCAACGTGGATGAGAAACCTAACACTCCGGAAACCTTTGTCAGAAGCTATCACAGACGAAAATCAAAACAAGCAGGACCCGAAGACAGTCTTTCACATCCAGTTTCACCTGC TGATGCTAATGCTGCTTCCATAGGGGAACTTGgcatttcaaaaagaaaacgtAAAACTCTACATGATAAG GAATCGGCTAAAGATGATGATTTGAAGACTATGTTCAAAGCGAGACGTGCTGATCAGAGTCCACCAAAGAAGCTGAGAACTGCAAAAACCGCGGAAGAATCTTCTTCACCTAGTGATAAGAAAATAACTGAACCAGATGCAGTAGTGTCAGCTACACAAGTTTCAGGTCCAGGTCCAGGTCCAGCGAGTTTGCCGCAGAGACCACCAAACAGGCGTAAGATGAGTTTGAAGAAGAGTTTACGAGAGAGAGCTAAAATTTCTGAAACCACTCATGAGAAGCCACATAGTTGCAAGAAAGAGTTATTAAAG GAGCAAGTTTCTACTTGTCTGTCATGTCCATTGGTACGTAGAAGGTGCATATATGAATGGTTCTACAGTGCTATTGACTACCCCTGGTTTGCAAAGATGGAGTTCATTGATTTTCTAAATCATTTGGGGATTGGTACTCCAAGACTTACTCGTCTTGAATGGAGCGTCATTAAAAG TTCTCTTGGTAGAACTCGGAGATTCTCTGAGAAGTTCATACAAGAAGAGCGGGACAAACTCAAACAGTATCGTGAATCTGCGAGAAAGCATTACACAGAGCTACGCACAGGTGCAAGGGAAGTGGTTCCTAGAGATTTTGCGCAGCCATTATCAGTGGGGAACAGAGTCATTGCCATACATCCTAAAACACGTGAAGTTCGTGATGGCAAGATTCTTACTGTTGATCATAACAAGTGCAACGTTCTGTTTGATGACTTGGGCGCCGACATGGTTATG GACattgatatcatgcctttgaatCCGTTGGAATACATGCCAGACGGTCTGATGAGGCAAATCGAAAGCAAAGAAGCAGAGCTTAACAGACACCCAAGCTCTGATAAATCTGCTCTGTTCCCTCCTGTACTTGAAAATATCGACTTTTCCATGGTTCCTCCTAAGAAACAG GATGATAGGGACAAGCGAGTCACTACTGATCAATCATATAACATAGCTAATGACAACGCAAGACAAGGTGAAAATCAACGAGGTCTGATGTTGGAGTATACTTCAGATGCAGAG GAAATGGAGCCAGAAATGCTTGAAATAGTTAATCTTTCAAGGTCAATAGCACAAGCAATGGTGGATGCAGCTATGAAG GCTGCATCTTTGGTAAAGGATGACAAAGACAAAAGGAATGTGGTTCTACAAGCGTTAGACTCAATAGTGTCTGGTTTAAAGCATCAAGGCCAAACCAATGGCAGCTTtgagcatcatcatcatcaaagcTGGTCTCCCTCAAACACTGAAGGTTTGATGACTTCAGAGCTTATCGCCTCTTGTCTTTCAACTTGGCTCATGATTCAG AGGTGCACAGAGAAGCAGTACCCACCAGCTGATATAGCTCAGGTGATGGAGATagcagtgagaagcttggagccAAGGTATCCCCAGAACATGCCCATCTACAGAGATATTCAGACTTGCATGGGGTGGATCACGAATCAAATTATGTCTCTTGTAAAACCCATGAAAATTTAA
- the LOC103854663 gene encoding protein ALWAYS EARLY 1 isoform X1 — translation MGPSRTSKSVYKRSNKEASPEKELRNSSKTKPRKKRLTNKLGPQWTKVELERFYDAYRKHGRDWKKVAAVVRNNRSVDMVEALFNMNRAYLSLPEGTASVVGLIAMMTDHYSVIEESESEEEEEEEEEEEGHGASVKYQKRKLAQLSSSDFRQEVIPPHSVASAGGCLPFLKLTQAYGIERRAAGKRTPRFPVPSEYEREDREVSMPPSKRAKKQLDADDDDTLALAMANAARRGEGSQYRRAEVNGSTSNGKVSQAKEAQSKHGASSMVRNVVRIRRDRRHIKAAPGGALLVNTEGVGTVEVPPKGKNVRLEEAEGAASNDSGEAGSANEGFKSGDEFEALQALAALSGLLSPDGLTESESNPQLKEDAIASNVDEKPNTPETFVRSYHRRKSKQAGPEDSLSHPVSPANTRKQKSAQETIDANAASIGELGISKRKRKTLHDKESAKDDDLKTMFKARRADQSPPKKLRTAKTAEESSSPSDKKITEPDAVVSATQVSGPGPGPASLPQRPPNRRKMSLKKSLRERAKISETTHEKPHSCKKELLKEQVSTCLSCPLVRRRCIYEWFYSAIDYPWFAKMEFIDFLNHLGIGTPRLTRLEWSVIKSSLGRTRRFSEKFIQEERDKLKQYRESARKHYTELRTGAREVVPRDFAQPLSVGNRVIAIHPKTREVRDGKILTVDHNKCNVLFDDLGADMVMDIDIMPLNPLEYMPDGLMRQIESKEAELNRHPSSDKSALFPPVLENIDFSMVPPKKQDDRDKRVTTDQSYNIANDNARQGENQRGLMLEYTSDAEEMEPEMLEIVNLSRSIAQAMVDAAMKAASLVKDDKDKRNVVLQALDSIVSGLKHQGQTNGSFEHHHHQSWSPSNTEGLMTSELIASCLSTWLMIQRCTEKQYPPADIAQVMEIAVRSLEPRYPQNMPIYRDIQTCMGWITNQIMSLVKPMKI, via the exons ATGGGGCCCAGTAGGACGTCCAAGAGTGTGTACAAACGTTCCAACAAAGAAGCTTCTCCAGAGAAAGAGTTAAGGAACTCTAGCAAAACCAAGCCAAGA AAGAAGAGATTGACTAATAAGCTGGGACCTCAGTGGACGAAAGTAGAGCTTGAGCGTTTCTATGACGCGTATAGGAAACATGGGAGAGACTGGAAGAAG GTAGCTGCTGTAGTAAGGAATAACCGGTCTGTTGACATGGTGGAAGCTCTTTTTAATATGAACCGG GCATATTTATCTCTGCCCGAGGGAACTGCCTCTGTCGTTGGCCTCATTGCAATGATGACTGATCATTACAGCGTCATA GAGGAGAGCgaaagtgaagaagaagaagaagaagaagaagaagaagaaggccaTGGTGCTTCGGTTAAATATCAGAAGCGCAAACTGGCTCAACTTTCGTCTAGTGATTTTCGCCAAGAAGTTATTCCACCACATTCAGTTGCATCAGCGGGAGGCTGCCTCCCATTTCTGAAGCTGACACAAGCTTATG GAATAGAGCGGCGTGCCGCTGGTAAGCGTACACCTCGGTTTCCTGTACCAAGTGAATACGAGAGGGAAGATAGAGAAGTTTCTATGCCACCAAGTAAAAGAGCCAAGAAGCAACTTGATGCCGATGACGATGATACACTAGCGCTAGCAATGGCAAATGCAGCGAGAAGGGGAGAAGGATCACAATATAGAAGAGCAGAAGTCAATGGCAGCACTTCAAATGGAAAAGTG TCACAAGCAAAGGAAGCTCAATCCAAGCACGGTGCTAGCTCCATGGTTAGGAATGTGGTGAGAATAAGGCGAGACAGAAGGCATATAAAGGCAGCGCCTGGTGGAGCTTTGTTGGTGAATACGGAAGGGGTTGGTACCGTGGAGGTTCCCCCGAAGGGGAAAAATGTGAGACTCGAAGAAGCAGAAGGAGCTGCTTCTAATGACAGCGGAGAAGCAGGCAGTGCCAATGAGGGATTCAAATCTGGAG ATGAATTTGAAGCACTGCAAGCATTGGCTGCATTGTCAGGTTTACTGTCTCCTGATGGTTTGACGGAATCAG AATCAAATCCACAGTTGAAAGAAGACGCAATAGCTAGCAACGTGGATGAGAAACCTAACACTCCGGAAACCTTTGTCAGAAGCTATCACAGACGAAAATCAAAACAAGCAGGACCCGAAGACAGTCTTTCACATCCAGTTTCACCTGCTAATACTAGAAAACAGAAATCTGCGCAGGAAACCATTGATGCTAATGCTGCTTCCATAGGGGAACTTGgcatttcaaaaagaaaacgtAAAACTCTACATGATAAG GAATCGGCTAAAGATGATGATTTGAAGACTATGTTCAAAGCGAGACGTGCTGATCAGAGTCCACCAAAGAAGCTGAGAACTGCAAAAACCGCGGAAGAATCTTCTTCACCTAGTGATAAGAAAATAACTGAACCAGATGCAGTAGTGTCAGCTACACAAGTTTCAGGTCCAGGTCCAGGTCCAGCGAGTTTGCCGCAGAGACCACCAAACAGGCGTAAGATGAGTTTGAAGAAGAGTTTACGAGAGAGAGCTAAAATTTCTGAAACCACTCATGAGAAGCCACATAGTTGCAAGAAAGAGTTATTAAAG GAGCAAGTTTCTACTTGTCTGTCATGTCCATTGGTACGTAGAAGGTGCATATATGAATGGTTCTACAGTGCTATTGACTACCCCTGGTTTGCAAAGATGGAGTTCATTGATTTTCTAAATCATTTGGGGATTGGTACTCCAAGACTTACTCGTCTTGAATGGAGCGTCATTAAAAG TTCTCTTGGTAGAACTCGGAGATTCTCTGAGAAGTTCATACAAGAAGAGCGGGACAAACTCAAACAGTATCGTGAATCTGCGAGAAAGCATTACACAGAGCTACGCACAGGTGCAAGGGAAGTGGTTCCTAGAGATTTTGCGCAGCCATTATCAGTGGGGAACAGAGTCATTGCCATACATCCTAAAACACGTGAAGTTCGTGATGGCAAGATTCTTACTGTTGATCATAACAAGTGCAACGTTCTGTTTGATGACTTGGGCGCCGACATGGTTATG GACattgatatcatgcctttgaatCCGTTGGAATACATGCCAGACGGTCTGATGAGGCAAATCGAAAGCAAAGAAGCAGAGCTTAACAGACACCCAAGCTCTGATAAATCTGCTCTGTTCCCTCCTGTACTTGAAAATATCGACTTTTCCATGGTTCCTCCTAAGAAACAG GATGATAGGGACAAGCGAGTCACTACTGATCAATCATATAACATAGCTAATGACAACGCAAGACAAGGTGAAAATCAACGAGGTCTGATGTTGGAGTATACTTCAGATGCAGAG GAAATGGAGCCAGAAATGCTTGAAATAGTTAATCTTTCAAGGTCAATAGCACAAGCAATGGTGGATGCAGCTATGAAG GCTGCATCTTTGGTAAAGGATGACAAAGACAAAAGGAATGTGGTTCTACAAGCGTTAGACTCAATAGTGTCTGGTTTAAAGCATCAAGGCCAAACCAATGGCAGCTTtgagcatcatcatcatcaaagcTGGTCTCCCTCAAACACTGAAGGTTTGATGACTTCAGAGCTTATCGCCTCTTGTCTTTCAACTTGGCTCATGATTCAG AGGTGCACAGAGAAGCAGTACCCACCAGCTGATATAGCTCAGGTGATGGAGATagcagtgagaagcttggagccAAGGTATCCCCAGAACATGCCCATCTACAGAGATATTCAGACTTGCATGGGGTGGATCACGAATCAAATTATGTCTCTTGTAAAACCCATGAAAATTTAA
- the LOC103854664 gene encoding cyclin-H1-1: MADFQTSTQRAKWIFTPQKLAERYKAANQKAVHLLEKCGTTQVEVDASGSLTYPTEKVDAGGDQSDKKLKPLSVDEELFMRAFYEAKVQEVCSAFEFPHKIQATALQYFKRFYLQWSVMQHHPKEIMLTCVYAACKIEENHVSAEEIGKGIKQDHHVILKYEMAVLQSLEFDLIVYAPYRAIEGFVSNMEEFLQARDDEIQKLESLLKAATAEADKFMLTDAPLLFPPGQLALAALRIANGVLGVVDFDRYLENIVSQPNSEHTTSELLKLLDEIEYRVKNYKYPSEKDMKHINRKLKSCLGHSSSHDESKKREKRSKHKSHRNSSDTPKGAPIG; encoded by the exons ATGGCGGATTTCCAGACATCAACTCAACGAGCCAAGTGGATCTTCACTCCCCAGAAACTA GCAGAGAGATATAAAGCTGCTAACCAGAAGGCAGTGCACTTGCTAGAGAAG tGTGGAACAACCCAAGTTGAAGTAGATGCTAGTGGATCACTAACTTATCCCACGGAGAAAGTTGATGCAGGAGGAGATCAAA GTGATAAGAAGCTTAAGCCTTTGAGTGTTGATGAAGAACTGTTCATGAGAGCTTTTTATGAGGCAAAGGTCCAAGAAGTCTGCAGTGCCTTTGAGTTTCCTCACAAGATTCAG GCAACAGCTCTCCAATACTTTAAAAGGTTTTATCTGCAATGGTCTGTTATGCAACATCATCCCAAAGAGATAAT GTTAACCTGCGTGTATGCGGCCTGTAAGATAGAGGAGAATCATGTATCTGCTGAGGAGATAGGGAAGGGGATTAAACAAGATCACCACGTCATTCTCAAGTATGAGATGGCTGTTCTTCAG AGTTTGGAATTTGATCTGATTGTCTATGCACCATATCGTGCAATCGAAGGCTTTGTCAGCAACATGGAG GAGTTTCTTCAAGCTAGAGATGATGAAATCCAAAAACTGGAG AGTTTGCTCAAAGCGGCAACAGCAGAAGCCGATAAATTTATGCTCACAGATGCTCCACTCCTCTTTCCTCCTGGCCAG TTGGCGTTGGCTGCTTTGCGTATTGCAAATGGGGTTCTTGGAGTGGTTGACTTTGACAG GTACCTAGAGAACATTGTTTCTCAACCGAACTCTGAGCACACGACTTCAGAGCTCTTAAAATTACTTGATGAAATTGAATATCGG GTAAAGAACTACAAGTACCCAAGTGAAAAGGACATGAAGCATATCAACAGGAAGCTAAAATCTTGTCTAGGACATAGCTCTTCACATGACGA GAGTAAGAAACGGGAGAAGAGATCGAAGCACAAGTCACATAGGAACTCCAGTGATACACCAAAGGGTGCACCCATAGGTTGA